ATACTGTGAGGATTATATGAAATAGGCTTACCTACTCATACTGTCGTTTCATAACTTTAATTTTCTTCTATGAATGCATTTTTATGGTTTGCACTATACAAAGCTCTGTAATAATGCAAGAAGTGATGTTCGTGTAAAATTAATTTCATCACATCACTACTATGATATTTTAAAATGgacgaattatatttttttttctgtaattggcTAAAAATCTTAGCCTAAAATACAATAAAGCAGTCTAATCGATGTTCCTAATCTATGTTCGTACTTCCATTGTTAATTTTAATTgctatgaataattttatatagttataaaatTGAGTTATGTCATTGTAATGTCACTTTTATGATAATTTATCTATAGTAACGGCATTATATAATGTAGGGGTTTAAAAATACAGTAATTACTTTCTTACGTAAACTTGTAAGCCAAGGGCTTTTAGCTTACGGTATGCCAAGGACTAATCTATATCCGTGTTTCCTTTATTAATGGTCACAGTTTTCACTATATTTGTATGGTTATGGTGTCATgctataaaattttctttaaaggaACAGCATTCCTCAATTCAGTGGTAATTATTTCCTTACATAGACTTATATGGCTGAGTTTTAGCCTACGAGATATCATAGGCCCATTCCTCGTTGTTGTAAAAACGATGCTGATCCCATCATAATATTTTCGCTTGGAAGATGTAATCATAATGCCTTATATCACTGATTTTAATACTGTGAACGAAATGTAGCAGACCTAAGAACTTATTGCTCGCATTTACTGTCTTTAAATGTAAGCTATATGCCACTCTGTTCACCTGCGTTCTTTAAAGGCTGCCAAAACTCTAACCCGTCATAGAAATTTGGAACTAGGTTCACGATTTGaagttaaatatgtatgtatattatctgtAGAATTTTAATTAGATTccctctttattcttattttacatATGCCGTCACATCTCAATGAAACATTGCTTACAGCTAGGTATGCCTGGTAAGCGGAAGTTCAGAGAAGCATGGATACAGCCAGATTTTCACCCATGGTTGAAACAGGTTGAAGGAGACCCAGAGAGGGCTTTCTGCACTGCCTTCCAAAAAGAATTTAATGCCGAATTAACATCAATCAAAAGGCATAGCATCAGTAAGATTCATCTTCAAAAGGAACGCGAGCTTGATCTTAGGCAGAATGAGCTGGAaggaaacataaatgaaaaaacaCCCCATGGTGTAGTAATGGCTACCATTCTATTTGCGTGTTTCATTGCGGAATATAATTTGCCTTTCACTACTGCTGACAATTTAGTGGATTTGATGAAAAGGATGTTCCAAGACTCTGCCATAGCTCAAAGTTTATCCATGAAACGTACAAAGTGTACGGATGTAATCAAAACCATGGGGAGGACCGTGACAAATAGCCTAGCAAAAAAGTTGAGgataagtaaattttctgtcatcATGGATGAGTCAACGGATGTGAGCACAATTAAGTCCTGTGCTGTAATTGTTAGGTTTTATGATTCCTCTGTGCAGAAAATCACCACTGCTATGCTAGACCTTGTTAATTTATATGACTCAGACAATAATGCCCAAGGGTCTACTGGACAAAATTTATATTCCCTACTGATAAATACATTAACAAAGTACGACATCCCCCTTAGTAATTTCATAGGGTTTGCAGCTGATGGTGCTTCTAATATCATGGGCGAGCATAATTCCCTATGTAGCAGACTTGAACACTTATTGCCTGGACTTACTGTCTTTAAATGTATATGCCATTCTATTCACTTGTGTTCTTCAGAGGCTGTCAAAACTCTATCCCGTCACTGTGAGGATTTGCTtcgcagtatatatacattttttgccCATAGTTCAAAACGGCAGTATGATTTTAAACTCTCTCAGGAATTTTGTAATACTAAGCCTCACAAAATACTCCATCCCAGTCAAACGCGTTGGCTTTCGTTACATGAAGCAGTTAGAAGAGTTCTAGAGCAGTGGCAGCCTTAACCTTGTACTTCAGTCGAATTGAAGGTAGAGAACGGTTGACAGTAGTACACCAGATAGTTGAAAGGATGAGAGATCCTgctgtctttttatattttacctttttagatTACATTCTACCAAAATTTAATGTCTTCAACCTACTCTTTCAAAGAAATTCCCCCACATTCCATTTGCTTTTTGacagaaaaacaaaattatatagatCAATATTGGGTACTTTTTGTCAGCCACACATTCTTCAGAAACAATCATTAATGACAATTGATCCATGCAATGAAAGCAATTATGTTCTACTTAACATACTTTATCTGGGAGCAGAACTTCATAATTTGTTTCAGAAAGAATCCTTAAAGAATCCTGAAATGTTACTGGATGTTCAAAACAGAGGCAGAAAATTTTGTGTTTCAGTTTGTATTGCAATTAGGAAAAGGTTTGATCTGGACAACCCTTTGTGGAAGATGGTTTCGTTTCTGTCaataaataaatcattagattATCAATCAAGAATAGCTATGCCATCTCTACAGGATTTAGTCAAATTAGTCTCAAGAATAGGTGTAGATGTAGAAAATAACCAGAAGTTAGATGATGAATGGCGGAGTTTAGATTTCATACAAATACCAGAAGATTTAAAGCACGAGACAAATATAGAAACATTTTATAAAGGGTTAGGCAATTTAAAAGACGAAGAGGGTAATCTAATATTATCAGCATTGTCAAATTTTGCTCTACATATTTTATCTTTACCAACATCAAATGCTGATGCAGAGAGAGTGTTCAGTAAAGTCAATCTCATAAAGACAAGAATTAGGAATTCTTTACAATTACCATCAATAATTGCTCTTATAGCTGTGTCAGAAGAAGTCAAAAGATATGGAGGCTGTGCCCGGTCCAAAGTTAATGATGAAATGTTTAACGCAGTCAGaaatatgtataaagaaaaataatgttgggggggggggaattgtcagatgaaattcctcttgtaagttttttaaaatttatatttttgtgtatagacctTTATACATTACCAATACTCTAGAAAAAACTATTATCATGCTTATAATGTTTAGGCTATATTTCTTATAAAGATAAACCGACTTTGTACGTTTTCACCAATTCAAACTAAATTACATCATAAACCTGTGGGCAAATATCTATCActtcataataaattatattttttatacttatgtTATCCTTACAGCGCATTTACATTTGTTATTATGTTTATTCTTCGgcataatctttatatattttaattatttcaattttccttatcaAATAGACTACTGTTGTTTATACGTTTTTTCCTAATACCTTTTCTCTAAAGTCAACTCAAGTATTAAGACAATATCAATCGAAATATATCAGACAATTTGAAATAATGACAAAATTTAATCCTATGTGCATGGCAGAATTTTCTTACACATTcgtacagggaatatatatatatatatatatatatatatatatatatatatatatatatatatatatatatgcaacgttAATATGGACCTGAATATAATGTACATTATTCAGAGATAATACTGCAAGTTCATAATCTGGGAATAATTGAATAATTCAGAATTATAACCATCCTAATTCTGAATCAAACAAGAAGTCCTTCTCGTTATCCCTGTGTGTATTAGTTATATTGTAAAATTTTGCGTATTATAACACATAAAGACAAATCATTTAGTATGATAGCACATTCCTCCTCAGTTCAATATAGTGTAACTGACAAACGTTATCAAGTGAGACTTAAGAGAGGTGAAACTAGGACTAATCAGCGACACCGCTGAGCGTGGAGTTGCCTAGTGTGGAGAATCCGGCAGCCCTGCATAAGAGTGTGCGTATACAAAATCAGAAGGGCGCACAGTTAAGGGTTGTATAGTATATCCCTCAATGGGAGGAAACATTTATTAAATAACAAATGAAACTGATTATATGAACACAACATCAACGGCCTTCACTTATGTTAAATtcaaagaaaatgggaatattttcACAATGGCGTATGCTGGTAAAGTTTCCAAATGGACAAGGCCTAGAGAGACTTGTaaatgtgttgcaaaattgtgatGAAAAATAAACGAACAGAACCTTGGGGCTTCAGTGTGGATTGGTGTAGTGCAGAAGAGAAGAAATGAATTTTAACTAACACGTTGCAGGAAGGAAACAACCCGAAGTGTTTTGGCACTGAATGTGAAAGAGTAAAGGGGTATTTTACACATGAATGGGAAGGGCAGAGATGAATTGTTTGTTGGATAGCAGAAGGGTGTACTGTATAGCTAACATAGGGTACCCATTTTGCATCAGGAAAAGTACAAAATCTGTTGGTTTGCAAATTGAATGGGTAATCATTGACCTGAACAAGAAGGGCCAGGGTTAGGAAGGGATGAAAGTAATAAAACATTATCAATAGTATGTATCCACACTTTGCTGGGTTGGCGAAGAAACTCgggtaaatatgaatatttttcttttggaaatgtTAGGGAAGTGATTTGAATATTGAAAATACATGGGTTCCAAACGAAagaatcgtgtgtgtgtgtgtgtgtgtatgtatatgtatatgtatatgtatatgtatatgtaaatgtatatgtatatatatatatatatatatatatatatatatatatatatatatatatataaactataaaaagaaaaggataagaaaacCCTTCCTAGATTAAGTGTCCGTGCAAAGTAAATGGAATATTAAATTGATAGATGCATTGACTACTTGgtaggagtagaagagactctttggctacggtaagcagctcttcttgaaggtcactccaaaatcaaaccgttgttctccagttttgagtagtgccatagcctctgtaccatggctttccacgtcttggattagagttctcttgattgagggtacactcgggcacactattctatattattcttttcttcctctctttttttttcttttttctttaatgatgtgttgggcaggctgaataaaagggccatggatgcctcgtGGTCTATCAAGGGGTTGTGTTttccttatctattttttttttccccaaaactatccttattgtcctccctttagttgaagtggctttccgggagggtatttagccttgcatggtgtaacgGCTCCGCCATTtggaccagtttttccgactttttatccaGTTTATGGGTTATATCAATTCTATttgtatttatcttcctcttgtaattttttgaagtttttatatttaatatatgaaagatctaatttgatgttattgatcttgaaatatttcatttcatggtTAATTAATTATCTTATAGATTTTACAattttgggtcttttttttttcattctataagTTAGATAATGAGAAGGCACAAAGAACTGATGGAATTACAAGAAAGTTTTGAAGAGGTGATCGAGTTCTTGATCAGTTTAAGTAAGATACACCTGGAGAATGGGGAGGGTCCAAAGACTATTGCTGCTCTTTCAACTCTAAAGGACAAACATGGCATTAGCGAGGGCACTATCATTTTTGTCAAGCTCATCGCTGATTGGTTCCACATGACGAATGTGAAAGATCGGTATTCCGGTATTAACATGCGGGATGAATGCCTTCAACCGTGAAACAAGAATTCAACTACTTCCAAAAAACGTAAAGACACTTGTGAGGTTATGTCCTAATGTGCAGGGTCAGGTGGTCTAAGTCAAGACATCAAAGTTAACGAAGCAAACTGCAGAGGCATTTTTGCCGTCTAAAAGAGTCAACATTGTGGGTACAGAATTGCTACTGACTTGGCACAACTTCATCTATGTTCTATCTGGTGTGTTTCCTAATGGAGCCCATGAAAAGTTCTTTAGTCGAGCCAGACAACGCACAAGAGGTAATTACTACACTGGTATTGTAGATATCGAGGCAACTGCTCTAACCAACAACCTCCGCGCACTTACGCACTTTTGAAATACGAGTCTACCCTGCATCAGTATCATGATGTGCCTTGTACTTCTACCATTTGCATTGATGATCATCACTATTTCTGACACTGAAGACCTTGTTCAATCTGATGACAGTGACaaacagaaaataattttttaGCTTGATATCTGGAACACAAATTTTCGTGCTAATATTTCGAGTGTAGCAACTGATGATAACGACGACCATTAGATAAATTCAAGGTATCTCACAAATTTGAATAAGAGGTGGGCTAACTCTACCTCTACTCTCACCAATACATTTCATATACTCAGCCTTTAACCTATTTGATAAGTGCAACTTGCATTGTTACCGATCCAATCCCCAGGCAAGCTTCAACTAGTATTAATGGTCTAATGGTTGTAACCCAAGGGGCATGTCTTACTCCGTCACACATTTTTAAAGAATTTGTGCTTGACAAcagagataaagaaagacaactTGGCTGCTtgagaagaaaagaaaaactcTCTTCTAAAAACTGAACATACATCTTTATTCCAATAAGTAAATGGATATATGCTCACATCAAATAAACTTCAGGCATTATTCAAGACAGGCTACCTTTACTTACAGGTATTTACTCAGCATTTATTTCTTATAAATGAGAAAAATCCTGACCTGTCGACATGAAAATCAGAAGTTAAAAGCCCCTAAAAAAAGTTTGGGACATTTACTATCTCACCTTAATTATCACATACAAAGTTGAAGGATGAAAACGGCGTTTAGAAAGCCAATATAAAATAGTAGATActttaataaatatgaaaaagatgTTTTAAACCTGTTCACAAATATGTTTTTTGTTTAGTGAtcatatatctaaataaaaaatattcaagatgGGTGGAGGGAATTTATATGAATTTATCTTTAATTCCTTCACTTATATTCTTTAGTTTCGTcttgataagaataattataatacgCAACGCGACAATGAATATAACGTTCTTTGAAATTGTAGTAGTGTCGCAAAAACAGTAACACGCAGGTGAAcatttttcatcataaaaatagattttaatttcCGTGTTTTTACCGATGAACTCTAATATGTAACCTTTACAACAATTAAACTAGAGAAATCGAGAAATATTGCGGAAGTAGCAGGAGGAACACAATGgcaattaaagaaaataagctggtAAATTTCTTAAGTAATGATAAGAATTTGAAAGTCCTTTGATAATTATCATTTCCAAGGAAAAACACAAAAAGTATCAAGAAGAAAATCGAGGATGAAAGAAAATCTAAACATCAAGTTTCCCTTGGGGAGACGGAAGGTCTCGCCAGGAGTCGTGAACATAATTCGCTACAGACACCTGCAGGCTATGGCGAAAATGCTTGAGTGATAGGGTCATAGCTCAAGTACTGAAAGGCTGTAATTGTACCAAGGTActtaaaaatagaatcacaactgcAATTCGCCTTTAGCACATAGGGCGCCCACAAGCACCACTAACCCTAAGGCTATTTGGCAAAATTGTTATTAATCGAGTCAGCAGGGACGCTGCGGTTTTTTACCGAGTAAGTAACGGAAGTTTGTTTACGGAGtataaataaattaatgattaaatcctctATTTTTGACTGGATTGCGATTACATCTCAGtttggattttatttatatatatatatatatatatatatatatatatatatatatatatatatatatatatatataatatatatatataatatatatatatatatttcgtgtgttgaaaatgttactgaAGATGCTATTGCAGCCtagttaagtaatatatatatatatatatatatatatatatatatatatatatatatatacacacatatattatatatatatacatatatatatatatatatatatatttatttatatatatatatatatttatatatatatttatatatatttatatatatatatttatttatatatatataaacatatatttatctatatatatatatttatatatatatatatatatatacatatatatatatatatttatatatatatatatctatatatatacatatatatatatatatatatatacatataaatatatatatatatatatatatatgtgcatatatatatatatatatatatatatatatacaaatatatatatatatatatatatatatatatatatatatatacaaaaatatatatatatgaatatacagtatatatatgtataaatatatatacatgaatatattatatatatacatatatatgcatatatatatatatatatatatatatatatatatatatataaatatatatttatctatctatatatacatatgtaaatatatatatatacatatatatatatatatatatatttatctatatatatatatatatatatatatatatatatatatatatatgtgtgtgtgtatatatatttatctatctatctatctatctatatatctatctatctatctatctatctatctatatatatatatatatatatatatatatatatatatacacatatatttatttatacatatataaatatatataaatatatatacatatataatatatatatctacatatctatataaatatatatatatatatatgtatatatatatatatatatatatatatatatatatatatatataaaacagtgtttTGGAATCACCCATTGAATTAGCACTTCGTGCTTTAATCTCCCATATGTCGCAAAGAATTACTCAACAAAAACCCTACATGGAATTTGAACACAAATTAACTACCAATCCACTTCACTTAGTATTTTTCCGGTATCTCTGACTATTTATTATTCAacagaattattgaaaagcatgtcGAAAGCTTTTTCCATAGTAATCTTTTAAATAGTTATTTTTGGGTAAAACCTCGATACTGAAGAGTACAATAtaaattcacgaaaaaaaaaaaaaataagcaaaagcaGATTTTAGAATATCAAGATGTTCTTCCGTATTTGCTTTAGACGTTCTAACTCATTACCCTCAGGAGAAAATTCATGGTTTTGTGGTGACCAGCCCTTTAAttcaacagtgtgtgtgtgtgtttcaagttATTGTTCCGTGGCAGTTTTATGCACACAATCACTATCTTTGAATCGGCAATTACAGAATGGATGTTACAGTTACTGTTTTTTAGTTATGTTTTTGAGACTTAATATATCTTCTTTCACTTTTTTAGTTGGTCAGCGCTATGAATATCTTGAATTCAAGGCTGGAAATATTAGGAAAGGTAATACTCGGCTATAAAGTAAACTATTCAAGACCGCAAGCACAACTAGCATAAACCATACGTTTGAAGCGAGAAAAAATGCTGTAGCTTTCTATTGGACATATACGCTGACCTACGTAAGTACACTTATACAAGAGTTAGTCTTACAGGAGCAACCAAATACACTGACACTGATTATCAATTTACCTAgccatctacatacacacacaaacaaacaaacatacatctatatctattatctatctatctaacatatacataaatatacacacacatagatacatacatacatacaaacatatatatatatatatatatatatatatatatagatatatatatatatctatatatatagatatatatatatctatatatatagatatatatatatatatctatatatatatagatatatatatctatatatatagatatatatatatatatatatctatatatatatattttatatatatatatatatatatatatatatatatatatatatatatatatatatatatatatatataagagatacaaGAAACGTCAAACATTTTGTTATACCATTTAATTGCCAATAGTGCAAAAAAATTGACAAAACATTAACAGTCCCTTATACCTGAACAGACGACTAATCAGTAGACTCGAGCACCGCTCTGCCTAACATCCGCACCTTCATACTCTCTCTAGGATTTCCATTATTCCAAATTTTCTTGCACGCTTTCTATCCCAATACTCACATTGCTCTTTATTCCTTTATTCACACTATTCCGCATTATGTAGAATTCA
The sequence above is drawn from the Palaemon carinicauda isolate YSFRI2023 chromosome 40, ASM3689809v2, whole genome shotgun sequence genome and encodes:
- the LOC137631844 gene encoding uncharacterized protein, giving the protein MKRMFQDSAIAQSLSMKRTKCTDVIKTMGRTVTNSLAKKLRISKFSVIMDESTDVSTIKSCAVIVRFYDSSVQKITTAMLDLVNLYDSDNNAQGSTGQNLYSLLINTLTKYDIPLSNFIGFAADGASNIMGEHNSLCSRLEHLLPGLTVFKCICHSIHLCSSEAVKTLSRHCEDLLRSIYTFFAHSSKRQYDFKLSQEFCNTKPHKILHPSQTRWLSLHEAVRRVLEQWQP